The Megalops cyprinoides isolate fMegCyp1 chromosome 9, fMegCyp1.pri, whole genome shotgun sequence genome has a window encoding:
- the LOC118782747 gene encoding sialate O-acetylesterase-like isoform X2 produces the protein MVLQKAPEQSVLWGYGSDGAEVIVSLEGEQENRKHSVLVQNGLWRVALDPVKAGGPYNVTAVQQGKNITWVTLTDVLFGDVWLCGGQSNMLFTLSQVFNASEEQAMAPKFPHVRIFMAALELSSMELLDLPRVEVPWSIPSAELLGGPKFTHFSAVCWLFGRYLYKTLGYPVGLVESCWGGTPVEAWSSHRVLQKCGLENQNLRHPYFSLNETKRNNSVLWNAMIHPILNMTIKGAIWYQGEDNTAYHQDKYTCSFPAMIDDWRMSFHEGSGGQTPPDFPFGFVQLCTREKNSTDESFPNVRWHQTADYGFAPNPCMKRTFMAVTLDLPDEGSPWGSIHPRNKQDVAYRLTLGARAVAYGEKGVSFQGPFPVKVLLKGDSINITYTKSVSVSRSKAIFEICCTKVKNNCASNEGWVPAPIMHWGLSYIQVSVAQCQNIVSGVRYAWRDWPCDFKACPVYSADRVLPAPPFIVNRWP, from the exons ATGGTCCTACAGAAAGCTCCAGagcagtcagtgctgtggggATATGGGAGCGATGGGGCAGAAGTCATTGTCTCTTTGGAAGGAGagcaagagaacagaaaacattCTGTGCTTGTGCAAAATG GGCTCTGGAGGGTGGCTCTGGACCCAGTGAAGGCAGGGGGCCCCTATAATGTGACCGCAGTTCAGCAAGGAAAAAACATCACCTGGGTTACCCTGACGGACGTTTTGTTTGGGGACGTATGGTTGTGTGGTGGTCAGAGCAACATGCTCTTCACGCTTTCTCAG GTGTTCAATGCTTCAGAAGAACAGGCTATGGCTCCCAAATTCCCTCATGTGCGAATCTTCATGGCTGCATTGGAATTAAGCTCGATGGAACTTCTGGATCTACCCAGGGTGGAGGTGCCCTGGTCCATCCCCTCAGCAG AGCTGCTGGGTGGCCCCAAGTTCACCCACTTCTCGGCTGTGTGCTGGCTCTTCGGCCGCTACCTGTACAAGACCCTGGGATACCCCGTGGGGCTGGTGGAGTCCTGCTGGGGAGGAACACCCGTGGAGGCCTGGTCATCACACAGAGTTCTCCAGAAGTGTGGCCTGGAGAATCAGAACCTCAG ACATccatatttttctttgaatgagACAAAGAGGAACAACTCAGTACTGTGGAATGCCATGATCCATCCCATACTCAACATGACCATCAAGGGAGCCATTTGGTATCAAG GTGAGGATAATACAGCGTACCACCAGGACAAGTACACCTGTTCTTTCCCCGCTATGATTGATGACTGGAGGATGAGTTTCCATGAGGGCTCAGGGGGACAGACACCCCCAGACTTCCCTTTTGGATTTGTACAG ctctgcacacGTGAGAAGAACTCAACAGATGAAAGTTTTCCAAATGTGCGCTGGCACCAGACAGCAGACTACGGCTTCGCCCCCAACCCCTGCATGAAGAGAACCTTCATGGCAGTTACACTGGACCTGCCAGACGAGGGGTCCCCTTGGGGCAG CATCCACCCACGCAACAAGCAGGATGTGGCCTACAGACTGACACTGGGAGCACGAGCAGTGGCCTACGGAGAGAAAGGCGTGTCCTTCCAGGGGCCTTTTCCTGTAAAAGTCTTGCTGAAAGGAGACAGCATTAACATCACATACACTAagagtgtctctgtctcccGATCCAAAGCTATATTTGAG ATCTGCTGCACCAAGGTCAAGAACAACTGCGCATCTAATGAGGGATGGGTCCCTGCTCCTATCATGCATTGGGGCCTGAGCTACATCCAGGTGTCAGTTGCTCAGTGTCAGAACATTGTGTCTGGTGTGCGTTATGCCTGGAGAGACTGGCCTTGTGACTTCAAAGCCTGCCCGGTCTACAGTGCTGACCGGGTTTTGCCCGCTCCGCCTTTCATTGTAAACCGATGGCCATAG
- the LOC118782747 gene encoding sialate O-acetylesterase-like isoform X1 yields the protein MYTMYRLVVLWLLCVVASSKDFREEFRFASYYGDHMVLQKAPEQSVLWGYGSDGAEVIVSLEGEQENRKHSVLVQNGLWRVALDPVKAGGPYNVTAVQQGKNITWVTLTDVLFGDVWLCGGQSNMLFTLSQVFNASEEQAMAPKFPHVRIFMAALELSSMELLDLPRVEVPWSIPSAELLGGPKFTHFSAVCWLFGRYLYKTLGYPVGLVESCWGGTPVEAWSSHRVLQKCGLENQNLRHPYFSLNETKRNNSVLWNAMIHPILNMTIKGAIWYQGEDNTAYHQDKYTCSFPAMIDDWRMSFHEGSGGQTPPDFPFGFVQLCTREKNSTDESFPNVRWHQTADYGFAPNPCMKRTFMAVTLDLPDEGSPWGSIHPRNKQDVAYRLTLGARAVAYGEKGVSFQGPFPVKVLLKGDSINITYTKSVSVSRSKAIFEICCTKVKNNCASNEGWVPAPIMHWGLSYIQVSVAQCQNIVSGVRYAWRDWPCDFKACPVYSADRVLPAPPFIVNRWP from the exons ATGTATACAATGTATCGACTGGTGGTGCTATGGCTACTCTGCGTTGTTGCCTCCTCGAAGGACTTTC GTGAGGAGTTCCGCTTTGCCTCTTATTATGGTGATCACATGGTCCTACAGAAAGCTCCAGagcagtcagtgctgtggggATATGGGAGCGATGGGGCAGAAGTCATTGTCTCTTTGGAAGGAGagcaagagaacagaaaacattCTGTGCTTGTGCAAAATG GGCTCTGGAGGGTGGCTCTGGACCCAGTGAAGGCAGGGGGCCCCTATAATGTGACCGCAGTTCAGCAAGGAAAAAACATCACCTGGGTTACCCTGACGGACGTTTTGTTTGGGGACGTATGGTTGTGTGGTGGTCAGAGCAACATGCTCTTCACGCTTTCTCAG GTGTTCAATGCTTCAGAAGAACAGGCTATGGCTCCCAAATTCCCTCATGTGCGAATCTTCATGGCTGCATTGGAATTAAGCTCGATGGAACTTCTGGATCTACCCAGGGTGGAGGTGCCCTGGTCCATCCCCTCAGCAG AGCTGCTGGGTGGCCCCAAGTTCACCCACTTCTCGGCTGTGTGCTGGCTCTTCGGCCGCTACCTGTACAAGACCCTGGGATACCCCGTGGGGCTGGTGGAGTCCTGCTGGGGAGGAACACCCGTGGAGGCCTGGTCATCACACAGAGTTCTCCAGAAGTGTGGCCTGGAGAATCAGAACCTCAG ACATccatatttttctttgaatgagACAAAGAGGAACAACTCAGTACTGTGGAATGCCATGATCCATCCCATACTCAACATGACCATCAAGGGAGCCATTTGGTATCAAG GTGAGGATAATACAGCGTACCACCAGGACAAGTACACCTGTTCTTTCCCCGCTATGATTGATGACTGGAGGATGAGTTTCCATGAGGGCTCAGGGGGACAGACACCCCCAGACTTCCCTTTTGGATTTGTACAG ctctgcacacGTGAGAAGAACTCAACAGATGAAAGTTTTCCAAATGTGCGCTGGCACCAGACAGCAGACTACGGCTTCGCCCCCAACCCCTGCATGAAGAGAACCTTCATGGCAGTTACACTGGACCTGCCAGACGAGGGGTCCCCTTGGGGCAG CATCCACCCACGCAACAAGCAGGATGTGGCCTACAGACTGACACTGGGAGCACGAGCAGTGGCCTACGGAGAGAAAGGCGTGTCCTTCCAGGGGCCTTTTCCTGTAAAAGTCTTGCTGAAAGGAGACAGCATTAACATCACATACACTAagagtgtctctgtctcccGATCCAAAGCTATATTTGAG ATCTGCTGCACCAAGGTCAAGAACAACTGCGCATCTAATGAGGGATGGGTCCCTGCTCCTATCATGCATTGGGGCCTGAGCTACATCCAGGTGTCAGTTGCTCAGTGTCAGAACATTGTGTCTGGTGTGCGTTATGCCTGGAGAGACTGGCCTTGTGACTTCAAAGCCTGCCCGGTCTACAGTGCTGACCGGGTTTTGCCCGCTCCGCCTTTCATTGTAAACCGATGGCCATAG